In Sphingobacterium sp. PCS056, the following proteins share a genomic window:
- a CDS encoding lysophospholipid acyltransferase family protein has translation MKKIIGFILTPIFYFFFGLCLLIFHPIQWLSLKLGGYNMHKKSVDLLNFFLTYCNCLLFNSVTFIDNKNIPTGQPIIFVANHQSTFDIPAMIYFLRRFHGKFISKIELAKGIPSISFNLKHGGAANIDRKDSKQSIGEILKLANNMKTKNWSAFIFPEGTRTRNGKMKSFHVGGIATILKKNPDALIVPIAINGSYEMTKSGLFPLTPFVKMSWEVLDPIDKTDKTLEEIVLEAEQKIRMRVKNG, from the coding sequence ATGAAGAAGATTATTGGATTTATTCTGACACCTATATTTTATTTCTTTTTTGGCTTATGCCTTTTAATTTTTCATCCCATTCAATGGTTAAGTCTTAAATTAGGAGGATATAATATGCATAAGAAGAGTGTCGATCTACTCAATTTCTTTCTTACTTATTGCAATTGTCTCCTTTTCAATAGCGTAACTTTTATTGATAATAAAAATATCCCTACGGGGCAACCCATAATTTTTGTTGCGAATCATCAAAGTACATTTGATATACCGGCTATGATCTATTTTTTAAGAAGATTTCATGGCAAGTTCATCTCCAAAATAGAATTAGCCAAAGGCATACCCAGTATATCTTTTAATCTAAAACATGGAGGAGCAGCGAATATTGATCGTAAAGATTCAAAACAGTCCATAGGAGAGATTTTAAAACTTGCGAATAATATGAAAACTAAAAATTGGTCTGCTTTTATTTTTCCTGAAGGGACACGTACAAGAAATGGTAAAATGAAATCTTTTCACGTGGGTGGAATCGCTACCATATTGAAAAAAAATCCAGATGCACTTATTGTTCCAATAGCCATTAATGGTTCTTATGAAATGACTAAAAGTGGTTTATTTCCGCTAACACCTTTTGTAAAGATGAGTTGGGAAGTATTGGATCCAATTGATAAAACCGATAAAACTTTAGAAGAAATAGTTTTAGAAGCGGAACAAAAAATTCGTATGAGAGTCAAAAATGGTTAA
- a CDS encoding glycosyltransferase family 2 protein gives MILSLSFLTILLALIYIALVLYMRKGWFEIPTVISNYKPTRRVSVIIAARNEESGIARTIEAILHQRFPSELLELIVIDDHSNDRTSEVVLSYADRGVQLIQLNESNKLNSYKKLAISKAIDLCSGDIIVTTDADCRMDENWLTTIISYFETQDLYMLSSPVVYSEEISFFERLQTLEFLYLIGLGAAGIGNKNPTTCNGANLAYRKDVFYEMGGFSGIDELASGDDELFLHKVAAKYPHKIGFCKSTDAIVYTDAKPTLKSFISQRKRWASKSTKYKNKAIVLLGITIWLFNFCMLACLLAGLFYHYTYLFTFLVVLVAKIIVEYLFIQPLTRFSNREELMKYLPILSSLHIIYLVYIGVLGNIGKYDWKGRQVK, from the coding sequence GTGATTCTAAGTCTTAGTTTTTTAACAATATTATTAGCACTGATCTATATTGCATTGGTGCTGTATATGCGTAAGGGTTGGTTTGAGATACCGACCGTTATATCCAATTACAAACCAACGAGAAGAGTTTCAGTTATCATCGCCGCTCGCAATGAGGAGTCTGGGATCGCAAGGACTATCGAAGCTATTTTGCATCAAAGATTTCCTTCGGAACTGCTCGAGTTAATTGTGATAGATGATCATTCTAACGATCGTACAAGTGAAGTTGTATTGTCCTATGCGGACAGAGGAGTGCAATTGATTCAGCTCAATGAGAGTAATAAATTGAACTCATATAAGAAATTAGCTATTTCAAAAGCCATTGATTTATGTAGTGGAGATATTATCGTTACGACAGATGCTGACTGTCGTATGGATGAGAATTGGTTGACAACGATCATTAGTTATTTTGAAACTCAAGATTTATACATGTTATCTTCGCCAGTTGTTTATTCAGAAGAAATATCCTTTTTTGAAAGACTTCAAACACTTGAGTTTTTATATTTAATAGGTTTGGGAGCTGCTGGTATTGGAAATAAAAACCCAACAACTTGTAATGGTGCAAATTTAGCTTATCGTAAAGATGTATTCTATGAAATGGGTGGATTTTCAGGAATTGATGAGTTGGCTTCGGGTGATGACGAACTATTTTTACATAAAGTTGCTGCTAAATATCCCCATAAGATAGGTTTTTGTAAATCTACTGACGCAATTGTATATACTGATGCTAAACCCACATTGAAATCATTTATCAGCCAACGCAAGCGTTGGGCATCAAAAAGTACTAAATATAAAAACAAAGCAATCGTCTTACTAGGAATTACGATTTGGCTATTTAATTTTTGTATGCTAGCCTGTCTTTTAGCGGGTCTATTTTATCATTATACCTATCTTTTTACTTTTCTGGTCGTCCTTGTTGCTAAGATAATAGTTGAATATTTGTTTATACAACCTTTGACGCGATTTTCCAATAGAGAGGAATTAATGAAGTACTTACCGATTCTGTCTTCTCTACATATTATTTATCTCGTGTATATAGGGGTGTTGGGTAATATTGGGAAATATGATTGGAAAGGAAGGCAAGTCAAATAA
- a CDS encoding flippase-like domain-containing protein has product MLTKAQKKYSGILIKIAVLAFAGWYIYKQLSDPNNLLKFKTLIAGIDPHYFWLTFSLIVFLMFVNWMLEVVKWQYLSIRIERISLGKAFQSVFSGLTWAIFTPNRIGEYGGRVLFLKPENRAKGAVAMGVGLFAQLVLTSIAGALSIAWFACTYMETPLSIGFGIWLLAILYATGFLVLYFNVHWVDVIVGKIGFLKRIKPFFSILEEYTFKELLVVILISLARFIIFTSQYIILMLVILPELPVMAMILMIFILFFVQAALPTLDIFDFSVRSFVAGNLYSYITNQELAVMAIVSCIWFVNLILPAFLGSFFVLKINFFGDSKS; this is encoded by the coding sequence ATGCTGACAAAAGCACAAAAAAAATATAGTGGTATATTGATTAAAATCGCAGTCTTGGCTTTTGCTGGCTGGTACATTTATAAGCAATTATCAGATCCAAATAATCTGCTGAAATTTAAAACACTGATAGCTGGGATTGATCCTCATTATTTTTGGTTGACCTTCAGTCTTATTGTATTTTTAATGTTTGTAAATTGGATGCTTGAAGTTGTTAAATGGCAGTATCTCTCGATAAGAATTGAAAGAATATCCTTAGGTAAAGCTTTCCAGTCCGTATTTAGTGGATTAACATGGGCTATCTTTACTCCAAATAGAATTGGTGAATACGGTGGAAGAGTTTTGTTTTTAAAGCCTGAAAATCGAGCTAAGGGTGCTGTCGCTATGGGTGTCGGTTTATTTGCTCAATTGGTATTGACTAGTATAGCGGGAGCATTAAGCATCGCTTGGTTTGCATGTACTTACATGGAAACCCCTTTATCTATTGGGTTTGGTATTTGGTTATTAGCAATTCTATATGCTACAGGTTTCTTAGTTCTATATTTTAATGTTCATTGGGTAGATGTTATCGTTGGAAAAATTGGTTTTCTGAAACGTATCAAACCATTCTTCTCCATTTTGGAAGAATATACTTTTAAGGAATTGTTAGTGGTCATCTTGATCTCATTAGCTCGATTTATCATTTTTACTTCGCAATATATTATTTTAATGTTGGTTATTTTGCCAGAATTGCCAGTCATGGCAATGATTTTGATGATATTCATTTTGTTCTTCGTACAGGCAGCATTACCTACATTGGATATTTTTGATTTTAGTGTAAGAAGTTTTGTTGCCGGTAATCTTTATAGTTATATAACGAACCAAGAGCTGGCCGTAATGGCAATCGTATCCTGTATTTGGTTTGTAAACCTAATACTTCCAGCTTTTTTAGGTTCTTTTTTTGTTTTGAAAATAAATTTTTTTGGTGATTCTAAGTCTTAG
- the ruvC gene encoding crossover junction endodeoxyribonuclease RuvC yields MQKEKAKERIILGIDPGTVVLGYGVIREQGNNISLITMGVVKMGHLDDHALKLQRIFKKTTALIEEYKPDSVALEAPFYGKNIQVMLKLGRAQGVAMAAALNFNIPIFEYAPRKIKQSVTGSGNATKEQVAGMLKSLLKFNETPEFLDATDGLAAAVCHSFQKNASTGNSKSYSGWSAFVKDNEKRVK; encoded by the coding sequence ATGCAGAAGGAGAAAGCGAAAGAAAGAATTATTTTAGGCATTGACCCTGGAACAGTTGTTTTGGGCTATGGGGTAATACGAGAACAGGGAAATAACATTAGTCTGATAACAATGGGCGTAGTTAAAATGGGACACCTTGATGATCATGCGCTCAAACTTCAACGCATATTTAAAAAAACGACAGCTTTAATCGAGGAGTATAAACCTGATAGTGTTGCTCTAGAGGCACCATTTTACGGCAAAAACATTCAAGTAATGCTTAAGCTCGGTAGAGCGCAAGGGGTTGCTATGGCCGCAGCGCTTAATTTTAACATACCAATTTTTGAATATGCACCTAGAAAAATTAAACAATCGGTCACTGGCAGTGGCAATGCCACCAAGGAACAGGTGGCAGGGATGCTCAAGTCCCTATTAAAATTCAATGAAACTCCAGAATTTTTAGATGCGACTGATGGACTGGCTGCTGCAGTTTGTCATTCTTTTCAAAAAAATGCGAGCACAGGTAATAGTAAAAGTTACAGTGGATGGAGTGCTTTTGTGAAAGATAATGAGAAAAGAGTCAAATAA
- a CDS encoding Lrp/AsnC ligand binding domain-containing protein, whose protein sequence is MENNYSNYDLDNLDIQILSILMNDASIPYTEIAKKLIVSGGTIHVRMKKMEELGIIKGSNLIINPQKVGFDITAFLGIYLEKGSQYSDAVSQLKEIKEVVELHYCTGQYSIFAKIICRDTVHLRKVLNEDIQSVQGIQRTETIISLEESIKRQISLV, encoded by the coding sequence ATGGAAAACAACTATTCTAATTACGATTTAGACAATCTTGATATTCAGATATTATCAATTTTGATGAATGATGCGTCTATTCCTTATACAGAAATAGCAAAAAAATTAATTGTATCTGGAGGTACCATCCATGTTCGCATGAAAAAAATGGAAGAATTGGGTATTATTAAAGGATCCAATCTCATTATAAATCCACAAAAAGTAGGTTTTGATATCACTGCTTTCTTAGGTATTTATCTTGAAAAAGGATCTCAATATTCAGATGCTGTTTCACAATTAAAAGAAATTAAAGAAGTTGTTGAATTACACTACTGTACAGGTCAATATAGTATCTTTGCCAAAATCATCTGTAGAGATACTGTACATCTTCGTAAAGTATTGAATGAAGATATTCAATCGGTACAAGGAATTCAACGTACTGAAACCATTATATCTCTTGAAGAAAGTATAAAAAGACAGATTAGTTTAGTTTAA